One Deltaproteobacteria bacterium genomic window, AGCGCGCACCATTTATCTGGCCTTCGGTCACGACGAAGAAATCGGCGGCAGCCAAGGCGCGGCCAGAATTGCCCAACTGTTGGCATCTCGGAAAGTCGAATTGGAATTCGTCCTAGACGAAGGGATGAATATCTTGAGCGGTATCGTTCCCGGTATCGCCGCGCCAGTGGCGCTCATCGGCATTGCCGAGAAAGGCTACTTGAGCATTCAACTCAGCACCCAAAGTGACGGCGGTCATAGTTCGATCCCGCCCAATGTCACCGCCATCAGCGCCGTCAGTAAAGCCTTGCAGCGACTCGAAGCCAAACCATTTCCCGCCTCACTGCACGGGCCGAGCCGCGCCATGTTTGAATTCCTCGGACCGGAAATGGCCTGGAGCAAAAAAATCGCCCTGGCCAATCTCTGGCTGCTCGAACCCTGGGTGCGAAAACAAATGGCCAAATCGCCACTCACCAACGCCCTCCTGCGCACCACCGTAGCACCAACAGTCTTCAACGCCGGCGTCAAGGAAAACGTCCTGCCGAGCCAGGCCAGCGCGGTAGTCAACTTGCGGCTGATTCCTGGCAATAATACCACGAATGCGATCGAGCATGTGCGCAAGGCGATTAAGAATCCGAAAATCGAGATCAAACTGCTCGGCGTTCGCATGGAGCCTTCCGCAGTATCGGATATCGAAAGCCCAAGCTTCCAGCTGATCCAGCGAACCATCGGCGAAACCGCGCCACAAACCATCGTCGCGCCGTCGCTGCTGGTCGCCGCCACCGACTCGCGCCACTACGCCGGGCTTACGAAGAATATTTTTCGATTCTTGCCAATAACGCTCAAGGCCGAGGACACCAAGAGATATCACGGTATCGATGAACGGGTTTCGGTTGCCGATTACTTGCGCTGCATCAATTTCTACGCACAGTTGATCAAGAACTCCGCGACGCAATAAAATTCAACGAATGCGTTCCCACTCCGCTTCGTAGGCCTTCGCCAACTCCGGACAATCCAAAACCAGCAGGTTCTCCCAATTGTTTTCCGACTTGAGCGTCCAGTTATACGAACCCGTCAGGACGCGCTTGCCGTCGATAATCGCGAACTTGTTGTGATTCCGGCCGTTGGGCGCCACGGTTTGCACTTCCACCCCGCCGGCTTTGAGCTTGTCGATCAAGGCAAGGATTTTCTTGCTCGCGCTGCGCGCCGTATCGACTTTCACGCGCACGGCGACTTTTTTCATCACCAGAGCGAGCAACTCATCACCGAGCTCGCCGTTATCGAAACCGTACAGCGCCAAAGTCAAACGCTCCTTAGTGTCGCGAATCGCGTCGGTCACTGCTTTGCCAACGCTCCCCTGACTGGAAAATTTCGACGCCACGCGGCAATCCACTAATTCCGCAGCGGCACCGAGTCGTGGCCAAAGAAGCATCGAAATAACAAAATACCAAGTAAAAGATTTCATTGGCGCCTCTTTTTCTAACGACTATACAGCGCCTTGATAAAGCCGTTGTCGTCCAGCTCTTTGATATACCTGTTGTCCATGAAGTCCGACGCTTTGACGTTGGGTGTTTGCGGGTTGCGCTGGCGGATAAAGTCGATGACCGCTTGCAATCCTTTGTCGCTGACGTAGGGAGCCCGCGGAATGATCCGGCCGACGAAATAATCGTAGCTGCCGTTGAGCACGTCGCGGTCGTCAGTGCGCATATATTTAGAAAGAATTTTTAACGTCGGCTCGCGATTGCTTTTCGCGTAGTGAATGCCGGCGACGAAGCCCTTGACATATTTCATTACTAAATCTGAATTGTCGCGCATCAGCGTCCGCGTGGTAATCAATCCCGCCGCTTCGTACGGAATATTCGCCTGGCCCAAATCCAGGATCGAGTGAAAGCCCATCTTCTGACCGGCGACGTAGCCGGACACGGTTACGACGGTCGCATCGACTACGCCCTGGAGCATCGCCCCCAACCGTTCAGTATCGGTGCCGAGACTAATGAAGCTCACTTCCTTCTCGCCGAGTCCAAGCCGCTGCACGGCGACGCGCGCGCCGAGATCGGAGTCCGTTCCCGGCCGGCTGATGGCGATCTTCTTGCCTTTGAGGTCGTTGGCGTTTTTGATTTCCTTTTTAACGAGTAGATAGAACAGCAAACCCGGCGCCGCCGTGGCAATAAGAACGGTATCAACGCCGCCCAGCTTAGCGAGCACCGACGAGCTCGCGCCGAAGGAACCGAAGTGCGCGTCTTTAGTCGCCAAGGCGTTGATCGCAATCGTGCTGCCACGGAAAAATACGATATCGACATCCAAGCCATATTGCTTGTACAACCCCGCGTCGCGCG contains:
- a CDS encoding M20 family peptidase codes for the protein MKKLLGVIGLVTAVLSGALAIGVLRSVSRQVDVAPAAPIQIDVDAAAQRLSRAIRHRTVAPVDSASQAEFERFHAFLTESFPELHERLARETVNQHSLLYTWQGREPKLKPILLMAHMDVVPIDSASENFWTHAPFSGQIAGGYIWGRGAMDDKASVMAVLEAVEHLLSEGFQPARTIYLAFGHDEEIGGSQGAARIAQLLASRKVELEFVLDEGMNILSGIVPGIAAPVALIGIAEKGYLSIQLSTQSDGGHSSIPPNVTAISAVSKALQRLEAKPFPASLHGPSRAMFEFLGPEMAWSKKIALANLWLLEPWVRKQMAKSPLTNALLRTTVAPTVFNAGVKENVLPSQASAVVNLRLIPGNNTTNAIEHVRKAIKNPKIEIKLLGVRMEPSAVSDIESPSFQLIQRTIGETAPQTIVAPSLLVAATDSRHYAGLTKNIFRFLPITLKAEDTKRYHGIDERVSVADYLRCINFYAQLIKNSATQ
- a CDS encoding ABC transporter substrate-binding protein codes for the protein MSCVRCAEFGEFVQCFFFSTLISLTLIAAPAYSQKLERAVLAYGSTGANLTPFWVARDAGLYKQYGLDVDIVFFRGSTIAINALATKDAHFGSFGASSSVLAKLGGVDTVLIATAAPGLLFYLLVKKEIKNANDLKGKKIAISRPGTDSDLGARVAVQRLGLGEKEVSFISLGTDTERLGAMLQGVVDATVVTVSGYVAGQKMGFHSILDLGQANIPYEAAGLITTRTLMRDNSDLVMKYVKGFVAGIHYAKSNREPTLKILSKYMRTDDRDVLNGSYDYFVGRIIPRAPYVSDKGLQAVIDFIRQRNPQTPNVKASDFMDNRYIKELDDNGFIKALYSR